Proteins encoded by one window of Candidatus Neomarinimicrobiota bacterium:
- a CDS encoding Rrf2 family transcriptional regulator → MFYSKSAKYAIQTMIYLAVKDGIGLIMVSEIAGAYHIPPSFLSKITRTLRKHNLISSTRGRNGGIKLAKHPSDIFINDILLAIDGPESIVPKCGFGYDSCSDEFPCPFHHRWKDVITQVHTLMETETLDNLSKDVISRNYLPGLKNTANLGDLQ, encoded by the coding sequence ATGTTTTACTCAAAATCAGCCAAATATGCCATTCAGACTATGATATACCTTGCCGTTAAAGACGGGATAGGTCTTATTATGGTTTCAGAGATTGCAGGTGCATATCACATACCACCGTCCTTTTTATCAAAGATTACTCGAACGCTTCGAAAGCATAATTTAATTTCTTCTACACGGGGCAGAAATGGCGGAATCAAATTGGCAAAACACCCAAGTGACATCTTTATTAATGATATTTTATTAGCCATTGATGGCCCCGAATCCATTGTACCAAAATGTGGGTTTGGGTACGATTCATGCTCTGATGAATTTCCCTGTCCGTTTCATCATCGTTGGAAAGATGTTATAACCCAAGTACACACTTTAATGGAAACTGAAACATTGGACAATCTGTCCAAGGATGTTATAAGTCGAAATTATCTCCCTGGACTCAAAAACACTGCCAATCTTGGTGACCTTCAATAG
- a CDS encoding aminotransferase class I/II-fold pyridoxal phosphate-dependent enzyme, with translation MSVKNMSFETKSIHAGEPRARYAGSVNIPIFQSSTYEIDKDSQEIGMRYLRLNNTPNHIFLHRKLAALECSEAALVTSSGMSAITTTLNTFLELGDHLLCHKVLYGGTAGYVSKELPKSGVDVDFIDASQPSDWALKIKPNTKVIYIESITNPLMTIPELDEIVRFAKENNLISIVDNTFATPVLYNPIVNGFDIVLHSATKYLNGHSDIVGGAIMGGEEHIYKIKSKLNYLGGSMDPNTCYLLQRGIKTLLLRFNKQSENAKKIAEYLNNHENVIKVNYPGIPSNSEHLRAKKYFGGYGAMLSFELKGGVDYSDEFIGRLKYPLNAASLGGVESLITRPVQTSHSFLNPEERAKAGISDSLIRYSPGIESAADLIDDMDHAF, from the coding sequence AAATATGTCATTTGAGACAAAATCTATTCATGCAGGGGAACCAAGGGCAAGGTATGCCGGGTCAGTTAATATTCCGATTTTCCAAAGTTCAACCTATGAGATTGATAAAGATAGCCAGGAAATAGGTATGCGGTATCTTCGACTTAACAATACACCAAATCATATTTTTCTTCATAGAAAATTAGCTGCATTAGAATGTTCGGAAGCTGCTTTAGTCACATCTTCTGGTATGAGTGCAATAACGACTACTTTAAACACCTTTTTGGAACTCGGTGATCATCTATTATGTCATAAGGTATTGTATGGTGGTACCGCAGGGTATGTATCCAAAGAATTACCAAAAAGCGGAGTAGACGTTGATTTTATTGATGCTAGTCAACCTTCTGATTGGGCCTTAAAAATTAAACCCAATACAAAAGTAATATATATTGAATCGATTACTAATCCGCTTATGACTATTCCAGAATTAGATGAGATTGTACGATTTGCTAAAGAAAATAACTTGATATCAATTGTTGATAATACTTTTGCAACACCTGTTCTTTATAATCCAATTGTGAACGGTTTTGATATTGTCCTTCATTCCGCCACAAAATATTTAAATGGTCACTCTGATATTGTTGGCGGTGCTATTATGGGAGGTGAGGAACATATTTATAAAATCAAATCAAAATTGAATTATTTGGGTGGTTCAATGGATCCAAATACATGCTATTTACTTCAACGTGGCATTAAAACACTACTATTAAGATTTAATAAACAATCAGAGAATGCGAAGAAAATCGCTGAATATTTAAACAATCATGAAAATGTTATTAAAGTGAATTATCCTGGAATACCTTCAAATTCTGAACACCTCCGTGCGAAGAAATACTTTGGTGGATATGGCGCAATGTTAAGTTTTGAATTGAAGGGCGGTGTTGATTATTCTGATGAATTTATTGGCCGTTTAAAATACCCCTTAAACGCAGCAAGCTTAGGCGGAGTCGAATCTCTAATCACCCGGCCAGTTCAAACTTCCCATTCATTTTTGAACCCGGAAGAAAGGGCTAAGGCAGGTATTTCTGATTCTTTGATTAGGTATTCTCCAGGAATAGAATCTGCTGCTGATTTAATTGATGACATGGATCATGCATTTTAA
- the narI gene encoding respiratory nitrate reductase subunit gamma, producing the protein MDQYKHLLDTFLFGMFPYVTIFTFFLVTIQRYRSKAYTYSSLSSQFLENKQHFWAMVPFHYGIISVLTAHLIWFLVPETVLWWNSVPARLYVMEVAMFIFGLMTLIGLINIILRRRTNAMAKIVTSPADWWVFAFLTVQVITGLYTAYFYRWGSTWFAASLAPYLWSVIKFSPDLTYITAMPFMVKAHIVSAYSIILLFPFTRLVHALVVPNPYLWRKTQVVRWNWNRKTIRTPDTSNQSKNNS; encoded by the coding sequence ATGGATCAATATAAACATTTACTCGATACATTTTTATTCGGCATGTTTCCGTATGTGACTATTTTTACTTTCTTTCTCGTTACGATACAACGGTACCGGTCTAAGGCGTATACTTATTCCAGTTTATCATCTCAATTTTTAGAAAATAAGCAACATTTTTGGGCCATGGTCCCGTTTCATTATGGCATCATTTCCGTCCTAACAGCACATTTAATTTGGTTTTTAGTCCCAGAAACTGTTTTGTGGTGGAATAGTGTTCCCGCTCGACTTTATGTGATGGAAGTGGCCATGTTCATTTTCGGACTCATGACCCTAATTGGTTTGATTAATATAATTTTACGTCGTCGTACAAATGCCATGGCAAAAATAGTTACATCGCCTGCGGATTGGTGGGTATTTGCTTTTCTTACAGTTCAAGTGATTACAGGATTATATACCGCTTATTTTTATCGTTGGGGTTCCACTTGGTTTGCTGCATCCTTGGCACCTTATTTATGGTCCGTCATTAAATTTTCTCCGGATTTAACCTATATCACGGCCATGCCATTTATGGTAAAAGCACATATTGTTAGTGCTTATTCCATCATTTTACTATTTCCTTTTACACGGTTGGTCCATGCTCTGGTAGTACCTAATCCTTATCTCTGGCGAAAAACACAAGTGGTGCGTTGGAATTGGAACCGGAAAACGATTCGAACACCAGATACATCGAACCAATCAAAAAATAATTCCTAA
- the narH gene encoding nitrate reductase subunit beta yields MDIRSQISMVFHLDKCIGCHTCSVACKNIWTDRKGTEYMWWNNVETKPGTGFPTRWEDQDKYKGGWELVDGELKLKSTNKAKTITNIFHNPDMPTMDDYYEPWSYKYKDLFDAPAGDDQPTAKPISMVTGEYMDIEAGPNWDDDLSGSPIYAENDINLDSLSDEQRDQLFAIERLMMFYFPRICNHCVNPSCVASCPSGALYKRGEDGIVLLDQERCRAWRSCITACPYKKTYYNWNTGKSEKCILCFPRIETGQAPACFHSCVGRIRYLGVLLYDADKIEETAKHADHELIDAQREMILDPFDKNVIREAKKNGIADSTIKSAQNSPVYKFVKEWGIALPPHPEYRTLPMLFYVPPMLPVMSAQEGDSVRSINDEYFPDFDKARVPIKYLASMFGGGNESHLRYVLKKQSAIRAYRRALTVGDIDVLGAEKALLEADCNPEEADKIYKLTSLCTFDDRFVIPPAHREEAIEMMKDPLEHKQEVGFGFREAPARGN; encoded by the coding sequence ATGGATATTAGAAGTCAAATTTCAATGGTATTTCACCTAGATAAATGTATCGGGTGCCACACATGCAGCGTTGCTTGTAAAAACATTTGGACCGACCGTAAAGGGACGGAATACATGTGGTGGAATAATGTGGAAACAAAACCGGGGACAGGTTTTCCTACGCGTTGGGAAGATCAAGACAAATATAAAGGTGGTTGGGAATTGGTGGATGGTGAATTGAAACTAAAATCTACCAATAAAGCTAAAACGATTACCAATATTTTTCACAATCCGGATATGCCAACCATGGATGATTATTATGAACCATGGTCATATAAATATAAAGATTTATTCGATGCACCGGCGGGGGATGATCAGCCTACGGCAAAACCCATTTCCATGGTTACGGGTGAATATATGGATATTGAAGCGGGCCCCAATTGGGATGACGACTTATCCGGCTCACCTATTTATGCAGAAAACGATATTAATTTAGACAGTCTATCAGATGAACAAAGAGACCAACTTTTTGCCATCGAACGTCTCATGATGTTTTATTTTCCACGGATTTGTAATCATTGTGTGAACCCATCTTGTGTGGCATCTTGTCCATCGGGAGCGCTTTATAAAAGGGGAGAAGATGGTATCGTTTTATTGGATCAAGAACGGTGCCGCGCCTGGCGATCTTGTATTACAGCCTGTCCTTATAAAAAAACATATTATAATTGGAATACAGGAAAATCAGAAAAATGTATTTTATGCTTTCCACGGATAGAAACAGGGCAAGCGCCTGCTTGTTTCCATTCCTGTGTGGGACGGATTCGTTACCTTGGCGTGCTTTTATACGATGCAGATAAAATTGAAGAAACAGCCAAACATGCAGATCATGAATTAATTGACGCACAACGCGAAATGATTTTGGACCCCTTTGATAAAAATGTGATTCGGGAAGCAAAGAAAAATGGTATTGCTGATTCGACTATCAAGTCGGCCCAAAATTCTCCCGTTTATAAATTTGTAAAAGAATGGGGAATTGCTTTACCGCCGCATCCGGAATATCGCACATTGCCCATGTTATTTTATGTGCCACCCATGTTACCAGTTATGTCAGCACAGGAAGGCGATTCTGTTCGCAGTATAAATGATGAATATTTTCCCGATTTTGATAAGGCACGTGTGCCTATAAAATATTTGGCATCCATGTTCGGCGGTGGCAATGAAAGTCATTTGCGGTATGTACTGAAAAAACAATCTGCTATTCGCGCTTATCGTCGAGCCTTAACGGTAGGTGATATTGATGTATTGGGTGCTGAAAAAGCCCTATTGGAAGCTGATTGTAATCCTGAAGAAGCGGATAAGATTTATAAACTCACTTCACTTTGTACTTTTGATGATCGCTTTGTGATACCACCTGCACACAGAGAAGAAGCCATCGAAATGATGAAAGATCCATTGGAACATAAGCAGGAAGTTGGTTTCGGATTTAGAGAAGCACCAGCGCGGGGAAATTAG
- a CDS encoding nitrate reductase subunit alpha, which translates to MSDKNGKLSWIQDEVVPQNRKWEEFYRNRWQYDKIVRSTHGVNCTGSCTWQIHVKDGIVTWEMQGLDYPKLESGIPPYEPRGCQRGISFSWYLYSPLRVKYPYIRGILLDLWKEARAEYSDPAEAWQSMVNDPEKRKRWQNARGKGGFRRGDWEEVKELIAASMVHTIKQHGPDRIAGFSPIPAMSMVSYAAGARLMQLVGGVALSFYDWYCDLPSASPETWGEQTDVQESADWYNSKMLAVMGANLNMTRTPDVHFAAEARHNGTKMVVFSPDFSQVSKFSDEWIPVNAGQDGAFWMAVNHVILKEFHHEKPTEDFLTYTKQYTDSPFLVEIKKLNDVLRPNQLLRANRLNQYKTIENGDWQFLMWDEKDQKTKVPMGSVGNRWAKENKGKWNLKLEDNVDGSIINPQLSFLNDSDDLMEIELDNFAEGETNLRKVPVKYIETADGKVPVTTVYDLLMAQYGVGRGLEGYPDSYESDELYTPAWAEKYTGISPDTLIRFAREWASTAMHTGGKCTVIIGAGINHWYHANLTYRAAIHALMFTGCIGKNGGGLAHYVGQEKLAPGESWGSIALAKDWFGPSRLMNTPSWHYVHSDQWRYEKGFTDYHTVPKNQPENSLAKGHTIDVNVKAVRNGWLPFYPQFEANPIDLVKEARNEGATDEKSVVDYVVEKLKKRELKFSIEDPDNSANFPRVWFIWRGNAIGGSAKGHEFFLDHYLGTHTNQVSDSNFAKGSTEEVVWHDKVPQGKMDLVVDLNFRMDTSALYSDIVLPAATWYEKDDLNSTDMHSFIHPLQEAVPPAWESKSDWDIFKAIAESFSELAKNHFPDLVEDLVSIPLAHDTPAEIAQTDIKDWISGEIEAIPGKTMPGMKIVNRDFKNVYNQFVSYGPNIPKNGLGAHGTGYQVKDEYERLMEEHPTEKWDDKTYPSLREARDVANTILTLATVTNGELAHRSYKNMEEKTGLVLADLAEKNRGTRVDFDDLCAQPRRLLNSPMWSGLTENGRAYSPFTYNVERLVPWRTLTGRQHFYLDHPGYIQFGEHLPTYKPKPTPIQYAELNVSESEHPTKVFNYLTPHGKWHIHSTYGDNHRMSTLSRGVEPFWINDKDALELGIVDNDWVEVYNDNGVVVTRANVSVRIPRGIVIIYHATERTLSVPKSPLRGNRRAGMNNSLTRARLKPNLMVGGYGQFTYHFNYWGPTGSNRDTFIMVRKLPILNW; encoded by the coding sequence ATGAGTGATAAAAACGGAAAATTATCCTGGATTCAGGATGAAGTGGTACCCCAAAATAGAAAATGGGAAGAATTTTACCGCAACCGCTGGCAGTATGATAAAATTGTTCGTTCCACGCATGGGGTAAATTGTACAGGAAGTTGTACTTGGCAAATTCATGTAAAAGATGGAATTGTTACCTGGGAAATGCAAGGATTAGATTACCCCAAATTAGAAAGTGGTATTCCACCTTATGAGCCCCGCGGTTGTCAGCGTGGCATCTCTTTTTCATGGTATTTATACAGCCCATTACGGGTGAAATATCCTTATATCCGTGGAATTCTACTCGATCTTTGGAAAGAAGCACGGGCAGAATATTCAGATCCAGCAGAAGCATGGCAATCCATGGTGAATGACCCTGAAAAAAGAAAGCGATGGCAGAATGCTCGTGGTAAAGGTGGGTTTCGCCGGGGAGATTGGGAAGAAGTCAAAGAATTGATTGCTGCTTCTATGGTACATACAATTAAACAGCATGGTCCAGACAGAATTGCGGGATTTTCACCCATTCCAGCTATGTCCATGGTGAGCTATGCTGCCGGCGCACGATTGATGCAATTGGTTGGGGGTGTAGCCCTATCTTTTTATGATTGGTATTGCGATTTGCCTAGTGCATCTCCAGAAACTTGGGGCGAGCAAACCGATGTTCAAGAATCGGCCGATTGGTACAATTCAAAAATGTTGGCTGTTATGGGTGCAAACCTAAATATGACCCGAACGCCTGATGTGCATTTTGCTGCAGAAGCGAGACATAATGGTACGAAGATGGTGGTCTTTTCTCCTGACTTTTCTCAAGTATCCAAATTCTCAGACGAATGGATTCCTGTAAATGCTGGGCAGGATGGTGCATTCTGGATGGCAGTAAATCATGTAATTTTAAAAGAATTTCATCATGAAAAACCAACAGAAGATTTTTTAACCTATACTAAGCAATACACAGATTCACCTTTTTTAGTAGAAATCAAAAAATTAAATGATGTTCTCCGTCCCAATCAGTTGCTCCGGGCCAATCGACTTAATCAATATAAAACAATTGAAAATGGCGATTGGCAATTCCTTATGTGGGATGAGAAAGATCAAAAGACAAAAGTCCCCATGGGATCTGTCGGCAATCGCTGGGCTAAAGAGAATAAAGGGAAGTGGAATCTTAAATTAGAAGATAATGTGGATGGATCTATAATTAATCCGCAGTTGTCTTTTTTGAATGATTCCGACGACTTGATGGAGATTGAGTTAGATAATTTTGCTGAAGGTGAAACGAATCTTCGAAAAGTCCCTGTAAAATATATTGAAACGGCAGACGGAAAAGTTCCCGTTACCACAGTTTATGATTTGCTCATGGCACAATACGGTGTGGGAAGGGGATTAGAAGGCTACCCAGATTCTTATGAATCGGACGAATTGTACACACCGGCTTGGGCTGAAAAATATACGGGTATTTCTCCCGATACGTTGATTCGGTTTGCGCGGGAATGGGCAAGCACTGCCATGCATACCGGCGGTAAATGTACGGTTATTATTGGTGCCGGAATAAACCATTGGTATCATGCAAATTTGACTTATCGTGCAGCGATTCATGCACTCATGTTTACAGGATGTATTGGGAAAAATGGCGGTGGATTAGCACATTATGTTGGACAAGAAAAATTAGCACCGGGAGAATCTTGGGGCTCTATTGCTTTGGCGAAAGATTGGTTTGGTCCTTCGAGATTGATGAATACACCCAGTTGGCATTATGTCCATTCTGATCAGTGGCGATATGAAAAAGGATTCACCGATTATCATACCGTCCCAAAAAATCAGCCAGAAAATAGTTTGGCGAAGGGACATACAATTGATGTGAATGTAAAGGCAGTCCGTAATGGATGGTTGCCTTTCTACCCTCAATTTGAAGCGAATCCCATTGATTTGGTAAAGGAAGCTCGAAATGAAGGTGCGACTGATGAAAAATCTGTTGTGGATTATGTGGTGGAAAAACTAAAGAAGCGTGAATTAAAATTTTCTATTGAAGACCCTGATAATTCAGCCAACTTTCCACGTGTTTGGTTTATTTGGCGGGGAAATGCGATTGGCGGATCTGCCAAAGGACATGAATTCTTTTTAGACCATTATTTAGGAACACATACCAATCAAGTTTCTGATAGCAATTTTGCCAAAGGTTCTACAGAAGAAGTGGTTTGGCATGACAAAGTTCCTCAAGGGAAAATGGATTTGGTTGTAGATCTGAATTTCCGCATGGATACATCTGCACTCTATTCGGATATTGTTTTACCTGCTGCAACTTGGTACGAAAAAGACGATTTGAATTCAACAGATATGCACAGTTTTATTCATCCATTGCAAGAAGCAGTTCCCCCAGCGTGGGAATCCAAATCCGATTGGGATATATTTAAAGCCATTGCAGAATCATTTTCAGAGTTAGCTAAAAATCATTTTCCGGATTTAGTTGAAGATTTGGTCTCTATTCCATTGGCCCATGATACGCCTGCGGAAATTGCTCAAACCGACATTAAAGATTGGATTTCTGGTGAAATAGAAGCCATCCCAGGTAAAACAATGCCGGGGATGAAAATTGTGAACCGTGATTTTAAAAATGTTTATAATCAATTTGTGTCCTACGGACCCAATATTCCTAAAAATGGATTAGGTGCTCATGGCACTGGTTACCAAGTCAAAGATGAATATGAACGTCTGATGGAAGAACATCCAACAGAAAAATGGGATGATAAAACTTACCCATCTTTGAGAGAAGCTCGAGATGTTGCGAATACAATTTTAACATTGGCCACCGTTACCAATGGTGAATTGGCTCATCGTTCCTATAAAAATATGGAAGAAAAGACAGGATTGGTTTTAGCAGATTTGGCTGAAAAGAACCGTGGAACTCGTGTGGATTTTGATGATTTATGTGCACAACCACGGCGACTTCTCAATAGCCCTATGTGGTCTGGACTCACTGAAAATGGTCGTGCCTATTCACCTTTCACCTACAATGTAGAACGATTGGTGCCGTGGCGAACTTTGACTGGACGGCAACATTTTTATTTGGATCATCCAGGATATATTCAATTTGGTGAACATTTACCCACCTATAAACCGAAGCCTACACCCATCCAATATGCAGAATTGAATGTGAGTGAAAGTGAACATCCAACAAAAGTGTTTAATTATCTCACGCCTCACGGAAAATGGCATATCCATTCAACCTATGGAGACAACCATCGCATGTCCACGTTGAGTCGTGGTGTTGAGCCTTTTTGGATTAATGACAAGGATGCCCTGGAGTTAGGCATTGTAGATAATGATTGGGTAGAAGTCTATAATGATAATGGTGTCGTGGTGACTCGCGCCAATGTGAGTGTGCGAATTCCACGTGGTATTGTGATTATTTATCATGCCACTGAACGAACCTTATCCGTACCCAAATCGCCCTTGCGTGGGAATAGACGAGCGGGGATGAATAACAGTCTAACACGTGCCCGATTGAAGCCAAATCTTATGGTTGGGGGATATGGGCAATTTACCTATCATTTCAATTATTGGGGTCCCACAGGATCAAATCGTGACACATTTATCATGGTGCGGAAATTACCCATCTTAAACTGGTGA
- a CDS encoding c-type cytochrome, with translation MKNFFKIILPTLFLISGAISQDVQKFYKQNCSSCHTIGGGRLTGPDLKNVHNRKDDAWIKGFINDPMSVINSGDTYARQLVDESRGIIMPKVGGLTPFIVQSLLDFIKAESAKEKSVFGGSTLADRALTPGDIVKGRALFMGESTLKNSGPSCIGCHSISGEGALGGGLLGPNLTDVYGRLGGKVALAAWLSSPASEIMGPIYGKHPIDEEEVLPLVAFFKDKGQSEVSEASMHDFNFLIIGFIGLATVLILFDLFWGNRLRSVRRKMVKGNL, from the coding sequence ATGAAAAATTTCTTTAAAATTATTTTACCAACACTTTTCTTGATATCTGGAGCCATTAGTCAAGATGTCCAGAAATTTTACAAGCAAAATTGTTCCAGTTGCCATACCATTGGTGGTGGGCGACTCACAGGTCCAGATTTGAAAAATGTACATAACCGAAAAGATGATGCATGGATTAAAGGATTCATTAACGATCCTATGTCAGTGATTAATTCGGGCGATACTTATGCACGCCAATTGGTAGATGAATCCCGTGGAATAATTATGCCTAAAGTTGGTGGACTTACACCTTTTATCGTTCAATCTTTATTGGATTTTATTAAGGCTGAATCAGCAAAAGAGAAATCAGTATTTGGCGGTTCTACCTTGGCCGACAGAGCTTTAACGCCCGGTGATATTGTAAAAGGTCGCGCATTATTTATGGGTGAATCCACCTTGAAAAATAGCGGTCCTTCTTGCATCGGATGTCATTCCATTTCTGGCGAAGGTGCATTAGGTGGTGGATTATTAGGACCTAATTTGACGGATGTGTATGGACGATTGGGGGGCAAGGTCGCATTGGCGGCATGGCTTTCTAGTCCTGCCAGTGAAATCATGGGCCCTATTTATGGCAAGCACCCAATTGACGAAGAAGAAGTGTTACCACTGGTGGCATTTTTTAAAGATAAGGGTCAGTCCGAAGTGAGCGAAGCGAGCATGCACGATTTTAATTTTTTAATTATTGGATTTATCGGATTGGCAACTGTACTGATTCTATTTGATTTATTCTGGGGAAACCGTCTTCGATCTGTGAGAAGAAAAATGGTAAAAGGAAATTTGTAA